In Chryseobacterium gotjawalense, the following are encoded in one genomic region:
- a CDS encoding TlpA family protein disulfide reductase — MSKYFLMLLVAFVAMSCSKKVEVSGNFAGGSPLERIEFIEASGVATLPLVNMGVDSKGSFSGSFEAPKDGMYIMTYAGKQAMVYLKGGQKVNISGQAEAFPAKFTVTGDAKKNNDFIQESLAAIQEYAGKINVGELVTKDEATFLKEVEKIRADLESRIDAAAKKTSADSEAVQWKKDELNASILGLMTQYEMNHAQATGKADYKVSKNFTDAEAKMSKNNDRMLKNQPIYRNYLLGKLSKEFQTYAEAHNNSGQETSSVLFSNFLDTKKDMPQLEKDYLLAFVMSNSDINPSTTPENAAKINKLIQDKIKDATIKKDLAHIQFVLSGPKAGEPISAAKLVKEDGSAFKLTDNKAKPAMVMFYASWNPYINEATIPVLREIANFYKSKMDFIYVNLDDTKDQFSKTSKAMLMGFPGTNVYGEGGMNSQIAKDLGIYGFKLPSFILIDKEGKVASKFFFNLGDPELVTQLDKMTGLKAPAAPEATLQNDLVQPPAPATK; from the coding sequence ATGAGTAAGTATTTTTTAATGCTATTGGTTGCATTCGTTGCGATGTCATGTTCAAAAAAAGTCGAGGTTTCCGGTAATTTTGCCGGTGGATCACCATTAGAAAGAATTGAATTTATAGAAGCCTCTGGCGTAGCGACACTTCCGTTGGTTAATATGGGAGTAGACAGCAAAGGAAGCTTTTCCGGAAGTTTCGAGGCGCCGAAAGACGGTATGTATATTATGACTTATGCAGGTAAACAGGCAATGGTTTATCTTAAAGGAGGTCAGAAGGTAAATATTTCAGGACAGGCAGAAGCTTTCCCGGCGAAATTTACAGTAACCGGCGATGCGAAGAAAAATAATGACTTCATCCAGGAATCATTAGCTGCAATCCAGGAATATGCAGGAAAAATAAATGTTGGTGAATTAGTAACTAAGGATGAAGCTACATTTTTAAAAGAAGTTGAAAAAATTAGAGCCGATTTAGAAAGCCGAATTGATGCTGCCGCTAAAAAAACATCTGCCGACAGTGAAGCGGTTCAGTGGAAAAAAGACGAATTAAATGCAAGTATTCTTGGACTGATGACTCAGTACGAAATGAATCACGCACAGGCAACTGGAAAAGCAGATTATAAAGTTTCCAAAAACTTTACCGATGCTGAGGCGAAAATGAGTAAAAACAACGACAGAATGTTGAAAAATCAACCGATTTACAGAAATTATTTATTAGGGAAATTAAGCAAAGAATTCCAGACTTATGCAGAAGCCCACAATAATTCGGGACAGGAAACTTCTTCCGTGTTGTTTTCTAATTTTTTAGATACTAAAAAAGATATGCCTCAGTTAGAGAAAGATTATCTGTTGGCATTTGTAATGTCAAACAGTGATATCAATCCTTCTACGACTCCTGAAAATGCTGCAAAAATCAATAAACTGATTCAGGATAAAATTAAAGATGCAACAATTAAAAAGGATTTAGCGCATATTCAGTTCGTTCTTTCCGGACCTAAAGCAGGTGAGCCAATTTCAGCTGCAAAATTAGTGAAAGAAGATGGCAGTGCTTTTAAATTAACAGATAACAAAGCAAAACCTGCAATGGTAATGTTTTACGCTTCCTGGAATCCTTACATTAACGAAGCGACCATTCCGGTTTTAAGAGAAATTGCCAACTTTTACAAATCGAAAATGGATTTCATTTATGTCAATTTAGATGATACTAAAGACCAGTTTTCAAAAACAAGCAAAGCAATGCTGATGGGATTCCCCGGAACCAATGTGTACGGTGAAGGCGGTATGAATTCTCAGATTGCAAAAGATTTAGGAATCTATGGTTTCAAACTTCCATCATTTATCCTTATTGATAAAGAAGGGAAAGTGGCCAGCAAGTTTTTCTTTAATTTAGGTGATCCGGAATTGGTGACCCAGCTTGATAAAATGACGGGCTTAAAAGCACCAGCTGCACCAGAAGCAACCCTGCAAAACGATTTAGTTCAGCCACCAGCGCCTGCAACTAAATAA
- the rlmD gene encoding 23S rRNA (uracil(1939)-C(5))-methyltransferase RlmD, producing the protein MRKRNKNIVLENIKLVSAGSKGVAVGKTDEGKTVLVSGAVPGDVVNARVKKSKSNYFEAEMIEIVERSPFRVEPKCIHFGVCGGCKWQNLSYEKQLEFKQDEVFNHIKRIGGIEDFETLPILGSDEQYFYRNKMEFSFSNARWLTQYEISSEENFGNRDALGFHIPGMWSKILDLKECFLQEDPSNAMRLAIRKHAVENGLEFFDVKGQQGFLRTVMFRQNSKGEWMVLFQLFREEKENQQKLFDFLLGEFPQIKTLLFCINSKQNDSLYDQDVQTYFGEGFLMEEMEGLKFKIGPKSFFQTNYKQALNLYAKTLEFADLKGDEVVYDLYTGTGTIAQYVARKAKQVIGIESVQESIDAAKEHAELNGLTNCTFYCGDMKEIFNDEFIAQHPKADVLITDPPRDGMHQKVVEQILKIAPEKIVYVSCNSATQARDLALMKDHYKLVKILPVDMFPQTHHVENIALLIKI; encoded by the coding sequence ATGAGAAAGAGAAATAAAAATATCGTTTTAGAAAACATCAAATTGGTTTCTGCCGGTTCAAAAGGCGTCGCTGTAGGAAAAACCGACGAGGGGAAAACCGTTTTGGTTTCCGGTGCGGTTCCCGGAGATGTTGTAAATGCCCGCGTAAAAAAATCAAAATCCAATTACTTCGAAGCCGAAATGATCGAGATTGTCGAAAGATCACCTTTCCGTGTGGAACCAAAATGTATTCATTTCGGAGTTTGCGGCGGTTGCAAATGGCAGAATCTTTCTTATGAAAAACAACTGGAATTTAAACAGGACGAAGTTTTTAATCATATTAAAAGAATTGGAGGAATCGAAGATTTTGAAACTTTGCCAATTCTTGGTAGCGACGAACAATATTTCTACCGCAATAAAATGGAATTTTCTTTTTCCAATGCTCGTTGGCTCACCCAATATGAGATCAGTTCTGAGGAAAATTTTGGGAACAGAGATGCTTTAGGATTTCATATTCCTGGAATGTGGAGCAAAATTTTAGATTTGAAAGAATGTTTCTTGCAAGAAGATCCGTCGAATGCGATGCGATTGGCTATCAGAAAACATGCTGTTGAAAATGGTCTGGAATTTTTCGATGTCAAAGGTCAGCAAGGTTTTTTGAGAACCGTCATGTTCCGTCAAAATTCAAAAGGCGAGTGGATGGTTCTTTTCCAATTGTTCCGTGAGGAGAAAGAAAATCAGCAGAAATTATTCGACTTTTTGTTGGGCGAATTCCCGCAGATTAAAACTTTACTTTTCTGTATCAATTCAAAACAAAATGACTCTTTATACGATCAGGACGTTCAAACCTATTTCGGAGAAGGCTTTTTAATGGAAGAAATGGAAGGATTGAAATTTAAAATTGGACCGAAATCTTTCTTCCAGACGAATTATAAACAAGCCTTAAATTTATATGCAAAAACTTTGGAATTTGCAGATTTAAAGGGAGATGAGGTTGTTTACGATTTGTACACCGGAACCGGAACTATTGCTCAGTATGTCGCCAGAAAAGCAAAACAGGTCATCGGGATAGAGTCGGTTCAGGAATCGATTGATGCGGCGAAAGAACACGCAGAATTAAACGGCTTAACCAACTGTACCTTCTATTGCGGTGACATGAAAGAAATCTTCAATGATGAATTTATCGCACAACATCCGAAAGCAGATGTCCTGATTACCGATCCGCCAAGAGACGGAATGCACCAGAAAGTAGTGGAGCAGATTCTGAAAATCGCACCGGAAAAAATCGTTTACGTAAGTTGTAATTCTGCCACACAGGCCAGAGATTTAGCGTTGATGAAAGATCATTATAAACTGGTGAAAATTTTACCGGTAGATATGTTCCCACAAACACATCATGTTGAAAATATTGCTTTACTAATTAAAATATAA
- a CDS encoding zinc-dependent metalloprotease, with translation MKGLKNFFVLTVLVGFVNAATAQVKDTLVVKSDSSATAKAKPGAKKPEKIKPYKEVITDKAITDLGVLSVHKVQDKFYFEIPQTLLGKEFLLVSRLTKAAAGMRSGTSGYAGDQIGQNVITFEKGPQDKIFIKSISFVDYAKDSTSQMYNSVMRNNVHAIIMSFDIKAFGEDKKSYVIDATDMLDADNELVSFDATMKMGYKVGAYQKDKSYINFVKSFPNNIEINTTKTFAKTLGRITVPPGQEKPVVSGNYTVEINSSLVLLPENKMQARYFDPRVGYFAVGYTDFDLDPQGVKRVSLIKRWRLEPKPQDLEKYKRGELVEPAKPIVFYIDPATPKKWVPYLMEGVNDWKKTFEKAGFKNAIYAKVPNTKDDPEWSLEDARFSAIVYKPSDVPNASGPSISDPRTGEILESHINWYHNVMLLLRNWYFVQASPNDPRARKMDFDDKLMGQLIRFVSSHEVGHTLGLRHNFGSSSTVPVEKLRDRTWLEKNGHTPSIMDYARFNYVAQPEDKVTEAGIMPRIGDYDDWAIEWGYRRFYQYNSPDKEKEHLNKWVMTKLKNNRLWFGTESNPYDPRSQSEQVGDDAMIASAYGIKNLKRIVDNLQDWTKKPNEDFSNLSIMYDQVTGQFSRYLGHVSKYIGGQLETPKTIEQSGAVYEVVSKADQKRALEFLNQNIFTTPQWLLKKEVFQNTEKTPVNLVENLQTTVLNRILADNVLQMINQSQTEDADAYALVDYMNDLKENIFNNSSEDIYRRNLQRNYVESLIGLLNAKPSAANRFSRTAEVSKNSDVAAVVRGTLNNIKENIAVKKPADLVNKYHYEDLTYRIQKALDPK, from the coding sequence ATGAAAGGATTAAAGAATTTTTTTGTGCTTACTGTATTGGTAGGCTTTGTGAATGCTGCAACAGCGCAGGTTAAAGATACCTTGGTTGTCAAATCAGATTCTTCTGCAACTGCTAAAGCTAAACCTGGTGCTAAAAAACCAGAGAAGATAAAACCGTACAAAGAAGTCATTACTGATAAAGCAATCACAGATTTAGGGGTTCTTTCCGTTCATAAAGTTCAGGACAAATTTTACTTTGAAATTCCGCAAACGCTTCTGGGTAAAGAATTTTTACTGGTGAGCCGATTAACCAAAGCTGCTGCTGGAATGCGCTCGGGAACGAGTGGTTATGCAGGAGACCAAATTGGGCAGAATGTAATCACTTTTGAAAAGGGGCCGCAGGATAAAATTTTCATCAAATCGATTTCCTTCGTAGATTACGCAAAAGATTCTACCTCTCAAATGTATAATTCTGTAATGCGGAATAATGTACACGCCATTATTATGTCTTTTGATATTAAGGCATTCGGAGAAGATAAAAAATCGTACGTTATCGATGCCACAGATATGCTTGATGCAGACAACGAATTGGTATCCTTTGATGCCACTATGAAAATGGGTTACAAAGTCGGCGCCTACCAGAAAGACAAATCTTACATTAATTTTGTTAAATCTTTTCCCAATAATATTGAAATTAATACCACCAAAACTTTCGCTAAAACATTAGGGCGCATTACAGTTCCGCCGGGACAGGAAAAACCCGTAGTCAGCGGAAACTATACGGTAGAAATAAATTCTTCTCTGGTTTTGCTGCCGGAGAATAAAATGCAGGCGAGATATTTTGATCCTCGGGTGGGTTATTTCGCAGTGGGTTATACCGATTTTGATTTAGACCCTCAAGGTGTAAAAAGAGTTTCTTTGATTAAAAGATGGAGACTCGAGCCAAAACCACAAGATTTGGAAAAATATAAAAGAGGCGAGTTGGTAGAGCCTGCAAAACCGATTGTATTTTATATCGATCCGGCAACTCCTAAAAAATGGGTTCCGTATTTAATGGAAGGGGTAAATGATTGGAAAAAAACCTTTGAAAAAGCAGGATTTAAAAATGCAATTTATGCTAAAGTTCCAAATACTAAAGATGATCCGGAATGGAGTTTAGAAGATGCCAGATTTTCTGCAATTGTTTACAAACCTTCTGATGTTCCCAATGCATCAGGTCCGTCGATTTCTGATCCCAGAACCGGAGAGATTTTAGAAAGCCATATCAATTGGTACCATAACGTAATGCTTTTGCTGCGGAATTGGTATTTTGTGCAGGCATCACCCAACGATCCGCGCGCAAGAAAGATGGATTTCGACGATAAATTAATGGGTCAGCTTATTCGTTTCGTTTCTTCTCATGAAGTGGGTCATACTTTAGGGTTAAGACATAATTTTGGATCCAGTTCAACCGTTCCGGTAGAGAAACTTCGTGATCGGACCTGGCTGGAAAAAAACGGTCACACTCCGTCTATTATGGATTATGCCAGATTTAATTATGTTGCGCAGCCAGAAGATAAAGTCACCGAAGCTGGCATAATGCCAAGAATTGGTGATTATGATGATTGGGCAATTGAGTGGGGTTACCGCCGGTTTTACCAATATAATTCTCCGGATAAAGAAAAAGAGCACCTTAATAAATGGGTGATGACAAAGTTGAAAAATAACCGTCTTTGGTTTGGTACAGAAAGTAATCCTTACGATCCACGTTCTCAGAGCGAGCAGGTGGGTGATGATGCCATGATTGCAAGTGCCTACGGTATTAAAAATTTAAAACGGATTGTAGATAATCTTCAGGACTGGACGAAGAAACCGAATGAAGATTTCAGCAATCTTTCAATAATGTACGATCAGGTGACAGGGCAGTTTTCGAGATATCTGGGACATGTTTCCAAATATATTGGCGGACAGTTAGAAACACCGAAAACAATTGAACAAAGTGGTGCTGTTTATGAAGTAGTTTCTAAAGCTGATCAAAAACGGGCCTTGGAATTTTTAAATCAAAATATTTTTACAACACCGCAATGGCTTTTAAAGAAAGAGGTTTTTCAGAACACAGAAAAGACACCTGTTAATTTGGTAGAAAATCTTCAGACCACCGTTTTAAATAGAATTTTGGCGGACAATGTTCTTCAAATGATTAATCAGAGCCAAACGGAGGATGCAGATGCGTATGCATTGGTTGATTATATGAACGATTTGAAGGAAAACATTTTCAATAACTCGAGTGAAGATATTTACCGTCGAAATCTACAACGCAATTACGTGGAGTCGCTGATCGGTTTACTAAATGCCAAACCCTCGGCTGCAAACAGATTTTCAAGAACTGCGGAAGTTTCTAAAAATTCCGATGTTGCGGCAGTGGTGCGTGGAACTTTAAATAACATTAAGGAAAATATTGCCGTAAAAAAACCGGCTGATCTTGTGAATAAGTATCATTATGAAGATTTGACGTATAGAATACAAAAAGCCCTGGATCCAAAATAA
- a CDS encoding DUF6048 family protein, which produces MKAKRIFTFFFSFLFLMTFAQKKQDSLKVKWKYEPNFLVGFDVLNAGTSAFSDRKLFQGFVSSHLKGNWYAIADAGFEKNIYQKNGYDASVSGPFLKLGTLYMLAHDQENPMNGFFVGGKVAGSFYNQEYKAVPIRGYGGSDASQAFPASNQSSYWMEVNIGGRVQLFDSPFYIEATVQPKYLMFTTKQDEIKPMIVPGFGKSSAKFNMGFSWNIAYSF; this is translated from the coding sequence ATGAAAGCAAAACGCATCTTTACCTTCTTTTTTAGTTTTCTTTTCTTGATGACTTTTGCTCAAAAAAAGCAGGATTCGCTAAAAGTAAAATGGAAATACGAACCTAATTTTTTAGTGGGTTTCGATGTTTTGAATGCGGGAACTAGCGCTTTTTCAGATCGGAAATTATTTCAGGGTTTTGTCTCTTCTCATCTTAAAGGGAATTGGTACGCCATTGCAGATGCAGGTTTTGAAAAGAATATTTATCAAAAAAACGGATACGATGCTTCGGTCAGTGGCCCTTTTCTAAAATTAGGGACACTTTACATGTTAGCCCACGACCAGGAAAATCCGATGAATGGTTTTTTTGTAGGTGGAAAAGTAGCGGGCTCCTTTTATAATCAGGAATATAAAGCTGTTCCGATTCGTGGATATGGAGGGAGCGATGCGTCTCAGGCATTCCCTGCATCTAACCAAAGTTCTTATTGGATGGAGGTAAATATTGGCGGAAGAGTACAGTTGTTTGATTCCCCTTTTTATATTGAAGCCACTGTACAGCCCAAGTATTTAATGTTTACCACTAAACAGGATGAAATTAAACCGATGATCGTTCCGGGATTTGGAAAAAGTTCTGCAAAATTTAATATGGGATTTTCCTGGAATATCGCTTATTCTTTTTAA
- a CDS encoding reprolysin-like metallopeptidase, with amino-acid sequence MKKIIISLLCGLMGTAAFAQWSPTSMQGEKIRLTSNVKNYYSLDLKMMRSKLANAQETGKSAKAVEIKLPTLDGKVERFAVYSAPVVVKSLQDRYQLGSYVGVGIDDPTAYVRFSVGPNDFQSMILRNGAYEFIEPQNTSKTVYGVHPKTNKSEADKAFACSTEESPLSKQEINKLYRSGSSFSNNPSDFSKASDRKYRTMRLVMTTNGEYTTFFGGVDGAMAAINATLTRCNAVFEKDFGLHLILQDFPSLIYENPAADPYSTVLSSWNLAAQKAITAVAGEANYDIGHMFGASGGGGNAGCIGCVCISPLLNGSGVPTENGKGSGVTSPADGKPFGDNFDIDYVAHEMGHQLGANHTFSHNTEVSGQNVEPGSGSTIMGYAGITGATDIQRHSDPYFHINSIIQVQTNLNDKTCDIETAVTNNPPVITPMPNVTIPKGTAFVLTAQATDPESDVLNYTWEQVDDTFESISKSNLGTTRNGASFRSIMGTDNPTRYFPKLETVMAGILSNPNGWEAVSAIARDSNFKVTVRDNNPDVTQQQTQTAVQKVTVSANGPFKITSTKVYNNARGPLNWDVAGTNAAPFNVTNVKIDYTTDNGTTWTVLTESTPNDGTEDFIFASFATNTAMKLRISAIGNVFYAVAPVVVSVTSACDDSAPAGLAVYGISNTAANLSWDPISNATYKVRYKIGSDGIWKEVASSKSSYSITELAEGTTYEIQVAAVCTGVTGTFSASVNFTTTVATYCTAGAGSTSYEKISNVTFANINKSSTSDVGYEDFTAVVGNVTKGMTYAFTATGSGSYATDEVRVWIDFNQDKNFDDSELVFVSNIKKSPWTGSVVIPQNAKSGPTRMRVRLHDTSEGGNETPCGYSGYGQVEDYTLDIGSLAVGESGAKANIQVYPNPAVDVLNVTKVGNKATYTIYNMTGQTVSKGKVVDNKVQVSQLQKGVYIITIDSDGETAQLKFIKK; translated from the coding sequence ATGAAGAAAATTATTATTTCCTTACTTTGTGGATTGATGGGCACGGCAGCTTTTGCACAATGGAGTCCAACATCAATGCAAGGTGAGAAAATCCGGCTTACATCCAACGTAAAAAATTACTACTCCTTAGATCTCAAGATGATGAGATCCAAACTTGCCAATGCGCAGGAAACCGGAAAGAGCGCAAAAGCGGTAGAGATTAAACTGCCTACGCTTGATGGTAAAGTTGAAAGATTTGCCGTGTACAGTGCGCCTGTTGTTGTGAAGTCTTTGCAGGATCGTTATCAATTGGGTTCTTATGTAGGGGTTGGGATTGATGATCCTACTGCTTATGTAAGATTCAGTGTGGGACCCAACGATTTCCAGTCGATGATTCTTAGGAATGGCGCTTATGAGTTTATTGAACCACAAAATACAAGTAAAACAGTTTACGGTGTTCACCCGAAAACCAATAAATCGGAAGCGGATAAAGCATTTGCTTGTTCGACTGAAGAGTCTCCTCTTTCCAAGCAGGAAATTAATAAACTTTATAGGTCAGGAAGTTCATTTAGTAATAATCCATCTGATTTTAGCAAAGCTTCCGATAGAAAATACAGAACAATGCGCCTGGTAATGACGACTAACGGCGAGTATACTACTTTTTTCGGTGGTGTTGATGGAGCTATGGCTGCCATTAATGCAACATTAACCCGTTGCAACGCTGTTTTTGAAAAAGATTTTGGTCTTCATTTAATTCTTCAGGATTTCCCGAGTTTAATTTATGAGAATCCAGCAGCGGATCCATATTCAACTGTTCTTAGTAGCTGGAATCTTGCTGCCCAGAAAGCAATTACCGCAGTTGCAGGTGAAGCGAATTATGACATTGGTCACATGTTTGGAGCGTCTGGAGGAGGCGGTAACGCAGGTTGTATCGGTTGTGTTTGTATCAGTCCTTTATTAAATGGTTCAGGAGTGCCGACCGAGAACGGTAAAGGTTCAGGTGTCACATCTCCTGCTGATGGAAAACCATTTGGCGATAATTTTGACATCGATTATGTAGCTCATGAGATGGGTCACCAATTAGGAGCAAACCATACTTTCTCTCATAATACGGAGGTGTCAGGACAAAATGTGGAACCTGGGTCAGGATCTACAATCATGGGGTATGCAGGAATTACTGGTGCAACTGATATTCAGCGCCATTCTGATCCTTATTTTCATATCAACTCTATTATACAGGTTCAAACTAATTTGAACGATAAAACGTGTGATATCGAAACGGCTGTTACCAATAACCCGCCTGTTATTACTCCAATGCCAAATGTAACCATTCCCAAAGGAACCGCTTTTGTATTGACCGCCCAGGCGACTGACCCCGAAAGTGATGTTCTGAATTATACTTGGGAACAGGTAGATGATACATTTGAGTCTATTTCTAAATCTAATTTAGGAACCACAAGAAATGGCGCAAGTTTTAGATCAATTATGGGAACTGATAATCCAACAAGATATTTTCCAAAACTGGAAACCGTAATGGCAGGCATTTTAAGTAACCCGAATGGGTGGGAAGCGGTGTCAGCGATAGCGAGAGACTCTAACTTTAAAGTTACAGTTAGAGATAATAATCCCGATGTAACACAACAGCAAACTCAAACTGCTGTTCAGAAAGTAACGGTAAGTGCTAATGGACCATTTAAAATCACCTCTACTAAAGTTTATAACAATGCCCGAGGTCCATTGAACTGGGATGTAGCAGGAACCAACGCCGCTCCGTTCAATGTGACGAATGTGAAAATTGATTATACAACAGATAATGGCACAACATGGACGGTTTTAACAGAATCTACACCAAACGACGGAACTGAAGACTTTATCTTTGCATCGTTTGCAACAAACACGGCTATGAAATTGAGAATTTCTGCGATCGGAAATGTATTTTATGCAGTTGCTCCGGTTGTAGTCTCCGTGACCAGTGCTTGTGATGACTCAGCTCCGGCAGGACTTGCAGTTTATGGAATTTCAAATACTGCGGCAAATCTGAGCTGGGATCCAATTAGTAATGCTACCTATAAAGTAAGGTATAAAATAGGATCAGATGGTATATGGAAAGAGGTCGCCTCTTCCAAAAGCAGCTATAGCATTACCGAATTAGCTGAAGGTACTACTTATGAAATTCAGGTTGCGGCGGTTTGTACTGGGGTTACAGGTACATTCTCGGCCTCTGTTAATTTTACGACGACAGTTGCTACATACTGCACAGCGGGAGCGGGTTCTACTAGTTATGAGAAAATTAGTAATGTAACATTTGCTAACATTAATAAAAGTTCAACAAGTGATGTGGGATATGAAGATTTTACCGCCGTAGTGGGAAATGTAACCAAAGGAATGACTTATGCATTCACCGCAACGGGTTCAGGTTCATATGCCACTGACGAAGTAAGAGTTTGGATTGACTTTAATCAGGATAAAAACTTCGATGATTCAGAACTTGTATTTGTATCAAATATTAAAAAATCTCCTTGGACTGGATCTGTAGTTATTCCACAAAATGCAAAATCAGGCCCTACCAGAATGAGAGTGAGATTACATGATACCTCTGAAGGCGGTAATGAAACTCCTTGTGGTTATTCAGGTTATGGTCAAGTTGAAGATTATACACTGGATATTGGCAGTCTTGCCGTAGGTGAAAGTGGTGCCAAAGCAAATATACAGGTGTACCCCAATCCGGCAGTTGATGTACTAAATGTTACTAAAGTAGGTAATAAAGCAACTTACACCATTTACAATATGACAGGACAAACTGTAAGTAAAGGCAAAGTAGTAGATAATAAAGTACAGGTTTCTCAATTGCAGAAAGGAGTATATATTATTACGATAGATAGTGATGGCGAGACAGCCCAACTGAAATTTATCAAAAAATAG
- the trmB gene encoding tRNA (guanosine(46)-N7)-methyltransferase TrmB, with the protein MGKNKMARFAENKTLPNVFQPTRAEALADFHLKGKWRQEVFKNDNPIVLELGCGKGEYSVGLGRAFPEKNFIGVDIKGARFWFGAKDAIDNNLHNVAFLRTQIELIDHFFDEGEVDEIWITFPDPQIKYRRTKHRMTHPDFLERYKKILKKDGIMHLKTDSEFLHGYTLGLLQGLGHEIMFANHDIYGAPEFDPETPLLREIKTYYEGLFSAKGKTITYIKFKIK; encoded by the coding sequence ATGGGTAAAAATAAAATGGCAAGATTTGCCGAAAACAAGACGCTTCCGAATGTATTTCAACCAACCAGAGCTGAGGCTTTAGCTGATTTTCATCTCAAAGGTAAATGGCGCCAGGAGGTATTTAAAAATGACAATCCTATCGTTTTAGAATTAGGATGTGGCAAAGGTGAATACTCGGTAGGTTTGGGAAGAGCTTTCCCGGAAAAAAACTTTATAGGAGTCGATATCAAAGGAGCCAGATTTTGGTTCGGTGCAAAAGATGCCATTGACAATAATTTGCACAATGTTGCGTTTCTAAGAACGCAGATTGAATTAATTGATCATTTTTTTGATGAAGGTGAGGTTGATGAAATCTGGATTACCTTCCCAGATCCGCAGATAAAATACCGACGGACCAAACATAGAATGACCCATCCGGATTTTCTGGAACGGTACAAGAAAATTTTAAAGAAAGATGGAATCATGCATCTTAAAACAGATTCGGAGTTTTTGCATGGATATACGTTGGGACTTCTTCAGGGTTTAGGTCATGAAATTATGTTTGCTAACCACGATATTTACGGTGCTCCGGAGTTTGATCCTGAGACGCCTTTATTAAGAGAAATAAAAACCTATTATGAAGGATTGTTTTCTGCCAAAGGGAAAACCATCACTTATATTAAATTTAAAATCAAATAA
- a CDS encoding DUF6759 domain-containing protein — MKKIFFTLSIVSCISISAQKKYNNIVNSNNITEIENFLKEAHPDDSRRFTLKRKLVSLKNQQWMKQEKSSFSPVQPSKAKAVEQANPTGISVKSTSSGLVNHSSEDEEFRKLISETSATHKEKTVKLLNQLFDNDISNEHAILLIKNTGDCNIIVRIKGKEFYNLAVPAHGENFLTVKKGEYQLSGNMCEARYNSSKNIAKNMLVTLNKAPNTSYAERTGNNANGISN, encoded by the coding sequence ATGAAGAAAATATTTTTCACACTTTCGATAGTAAGTTGTATTTCAATTTCTGCTCAGAAAAAATATAATAATATCGTCAACAGTAATAATATTACCGAGATCGAAAACTTTCTGAAGGAGGCTCATCCTGATGATTCACGACGGTTCACGCTGAAACGCAAACTGGTTTCGCTGAAAAATCAGCAGTGGATGAAACAGGAGAAATCGAGTTTTTCACCGGTGCAGCCTTCAAAAGCTAAAGCGGTGGAGCAGGCTAATCCAACAGGAATTTCTGTGAAAAGTACCTCTTCAGGTTTGGTTAATCACAGCAGTGAAGATGAAGAATTCCGAAAGTTAATTTCCGAAACATCAGCAACTCATAAGGAAAAAACAGTGAAATTATTAAATCAACTTTTTGATAATGATATTTCGAATGAGCATGCAATTCTTTTAATTAAAAATACAGGCGACTGTAATATTATTGTTAGGATTAAAGGAAAAGAATTTTACAATCTTGCGGTTCCTGCGCATGGCGAAAATTTTTTGACAGTAAAAAAAGGAGAGTATCAGCTCTCCGGTAATATGTGTGAAGCGCGATATAATTCGAGCAAGAATATCGCCAAAAACATGCTGGTAACACTGAATAAAGCACCAAATACCAGCTATGCGGAAAGAACTGGCAACAATGCCAACGGGATTTCTAATTAG